In Thermococcus gorgonarius, the genomic window CTTTTTCCTGTCTTCGACAGTCCTCCTGTTGGTACTAACGTGGGCCGCCCTCGAAAGGAGGGAGTTCCCCGACTGATGGACTTTTTATCCAATGCAAAGGAAGAGCTTGAGCTATGTAAAAGGTTTTTATACTCCGATGCCCAAGTAGGGGCAGGTGATCGGAAATGACCTTCGATAAGGATAAGCTCGCCAAGATCCGCGAGGAGGAGAAGCGCTGGGAGGAAACCACCGTCACAAAGTTTCTCCAGAAGGCCCCGGAGAGAAAGGAGAAGTTCATGACCGATGACGGCTTCGAGATTAAGAGGCTCTACACTCCCGCTGACCTCGGCGAGGACTGGGACTACCTCGAAAAGCTTGGCTTTCCGGGGGAATACCCGTTCACGCGCGGTGTTTACGCGACGATGTACCGCGGCCGCTTCTGGACGATGAGGCAGTACGCCGGCTACGCGACCGCTGAAGAGAGCAACAAGCGCTACAAGTACCTTCTCGAGCAGGGACAGACGGGTTTGAGCGTCGCCTTCGATTTGCCGACCCAGCTCGGCTACGACAGCGACCACCCGATGGCAGAGGGTGAAGTCGGTAAGGTCGGAGTTGCCATTGATTCCCTCTGGGATATGGAGATACTCTTCGATGGGATTCCGCTCGACAAGGTCTCCACAAGTATGACGATAAACTCCACCGCCGCAAACCTTCTCGCAATGTACATCCTCGTTGCGGAAAAGCAGGGCGTTAGCCAGGACAAGCTCCGCGGAACGGTCCAGAACGACATCCTCAAGGAGTACATCGCGAGGGGAACCTACATATTCCCGCCCCAGCCGAGCATGCGTCTTACAACCGACATCATAATGTACTGCGCTGAGAACATCCCGAAGTGGAACTCGATAAGCATAAGCGGTTACCACATCCGCGAAGCTGGAGCAAACGCCGTCCAGGAAGTTGCCTTCACCCTCGCCGACGGTATAGAGTACGTTAAGGCCGTCATCGAGAGGGGTATGGACGTCGACAAGTTCGCCCCGAGGCTGAGCTTCTTCTTCAACGCCCACAACAACTTCCTTGAGGAGATTGCCAAGTTCAGAGCGGCGAGAAGGCTCTGGGCCTACATCATGAAGGAGTGGTTCAACGCCAAGGACCCGCGCTCCATGATGCTCCGCTTCCACACTCAAACAGCAGGTTCAACCCTTACCGCCCAGCAGCCCGAGAACAACATCGTTAGGGTCGCGATTCAGGCTTTGGCTGCCGTCCTCGGAGGAACCCAGAGTTTGCACACCAACAGCTACGACGAGGCCCTCTCGCTCCCGACAGAGAAGAGCGTCAGGATAGCCCTTAGGACCCAGCAGATAATAGCCTACGAGAGCGGTGTCGTTGATACCGTTGACCCGCTCGGAGGAAGCTACTACATCGAGTGGCTCACCGACCACATCTACGAAGAGGCCCTCAAGTACATCGAGAAGATTCAGAAGATGGGCGGAATGATGAGGGCCATTGAGCGCGGTTACGTCCAGAAGGAGATAGCCGATGCCGCCTACAAGTACCAGAAGGAAATAGAGGAAGGGAAGAGAATTATTGTCGGCGTGAACAAGTTCCAGACGGATGAGCCGATAGAGGTCGAGATACTTAAGGTTGACCCGAGCATAAGGGACAAGCAGATCGAGAGACTCAAGAAGCTGAGGAGCGAGCGCGACAACAAGAAGGTCGAAGAGGCCCTGGATAAGCTCAGGAAGGCGGCCGAAACAGAGGACGAGAACCTCATGCCCTACATCATCGAGGCCCACAGGCACCTCGCGACCCTCGGTGAGGTCACCGACGTCCTGAGGGAGA contains:
- a CDS encoding acyl-CoA mutase large subunit family protein encodes the protein MTFDKDKLAKIREEEKRWEETTVTKFLQKAPERKEKFMTDDGFEIKRLYTPADLGEDWDYLEKLGFPGEYPFTRGVYATMYRGRFWTMRQYAGYATAEESNKRYKYLLEQGQTGLSVAFDLPTQLGYDSDHPMAEGEVGKVGVAIDSLWDMEILFDGIPLDKVSTSMTINSTAANLLAMYILVAEKQGVSQDKLRGTVQNDILKEYIARGTYIFPPQPSMRLTTDIIMYCAENIPKWNSISISGYHIREAGANAVQEVAFTLADGIEYVKAVIERGMDVDKFAPRLSFFFNAHNNFLEEIAKFRAARRLWAYIMKEWFNAKDPRSMMLRFHTQTAGSTLTAQQPENNIVRVAIQALAAVLGGTQSLHTNSYDEALSLPTEKSVRIALRTQQIIAYESGVVDTVDPLGGSYYIEWLTDHIYEEALKYIEKIQKMGGMMRAIERGYVQKEIADAAYKYQKEIEEGKRIIVGVNKFQTDEPIEVEILKVDPSIRDKQIERLKKLRSERDNKKVEEALDKLRKAAETEDENLMPYIIEAHRHLATLGEVTDVLREIWGEYRAPLIF